In Populus trichocarpa isolate Nisqually-1 chromosome 12, P.trichocarpa_v4.1, whole genome shotgun sequence, a genomic segment contains:
- the LOC7482117 gene encoding dehydration-responsive element-binding protein 1A, protein MDLFSHYSDPSPFGATDFWSVFNENNGINQEQCSYSPVLSDSSISSNVTTRVQPAPNFSDEEVMLASRNPKKRAGRKKFRETRHPVYRGVRRRNSGKWVCEVREPNKKSRIWLGTFPTAEMAARAHDVAALALRGRSACLNFADSAWRLPVPASSEAKDIQKAAAEAAGGFRPEGCVGGELMRTGDEGEKAAETTAEAGEEVFYMDDEAVFGMPGLLANMAEGMLLPPPHCGGGGDGWDNMENIDADMPLWSFSI, encoded by the coding sequence ATGGATCTTTTCAGTCATTATTCTGATCCAAGCCCATTTGGGGCAACAGATTTCTGGTCAGTTTTTAATGAGAATAATGGTATTAATCAAGAACAGTGTTCTTATTCTCCTGTTCTTTCAGATAGTAGTATTAGTAGTAATGTTACTACAAGAGTTCAGCCAGCTCCAAATTTTTCTGATGAGGAAGTAATGCTAGCTTCGAGGAATCCGAAGAAGAGGGCAGGGAGAAAGAAATTCAGGGAAACAAGGCATCCGGTGTATAGAGGGGTGAGGAGGAGGAATTCAGGTAAGTGGGTTTGTGAAGTTAGAGAGCCCAATAAGAAATCAAGAATTTGGTTAGGGACTTTCCCTACTGCTGAAATGGCTGCTAGGGCACATGATGTTGCTGCTTTGGCATTGAGGGGTAGGTCTGCTTGCTTGAATTTTGCGGATTCTGCTTGGAGGTTGCCGGTTCCGGCTTCTAGTGAAGCTAAGGACATTCAAAAGGCTGCAGCTGAGGCAGCTGGGGGTTTTCGGCCGGAGGGGTGTGTGGGAGGTGAGTTGATGAGGACGGGAGATGAGGGGGAGAAGGCGGCGGAGACTACTGCAGAGGCGGGGGAGGAGGTGTTTTATATGGATGATGAGGCTGTTTTTGGAATGCCAGGGTTGTTGGCTAATATGGCTGAAGGGATGTTATTGCCACCACCTCATTGTGGTGGTGGAGGGGATGGTTGGGATAACATGGAAAATATTGACGCTGATATGCCATTATGGAGTTTTTCTATATAG
- the LOC7482152 gene encoding ethylene-responsive transcription factor ERF025 produces the protein MANTNSNVPQADQSPPPQPSNPSIQVPDPPSSILLPILQDDQYAPHSTSSNKSPRLIPSPAGSLGQPLTVRQDEYSPRFGFPGQPVSGRQDDQSPRSNRSSGGSSTQPTSGRHPSYKGIRLRSGKWVSEIREPRKTTRVWLGTYPTPEMAAAAYDAAALALKGPDAPLNFPESILSYPIPASASSSDIRAAAASAASTRSPRPEAGPNPERDRLETEGTSSSTTTADIQSGQEFIDEEELLNLPSLLVDMAGGMLVSPPRINTPSSDDSPGNSDAENLWSYH, from the coding sequence ATGGCAAATACTAATTCAAATGTGCCTCAAGCTGACCAGTCACCACCACCTCAACCTTCAAACCCATCCATACAAGTCCCTGACCCTCCATCCTCTATTCTGCTCCCAATCCTCCAAGATGATCAATATGCACCTCATTCCACCTCCTCGAACAAGTCTCCAAGATTAATTCCTTCTCCAGCTGGATCTCTGGGTCAACCATTAACGGTGAGACAGGATGAATATTCACCAAGGTTCGGGTTTCCAGGCCAACCTGTGAGTGGAAGGCAGGATGACCAATCACCAAGGTCCAACCGATCCTCAGGTGGGTCATCGACTCAGCCCACAAGCGGAAGACACCCGAGTTATAAGGGAATTAGGTTACGGAGCGGGAAATGGGTATCTGAGATCCGGGAACCACGTAAAACTACGCGTGTATGGCTTGGTACGTATCCAACTCCTGAAATGGCAGCCGCCGCTTATGATGCGGCGGCTCTAGCCCTTAAAGGCCCTGATGCACCACTAAATTTCCCGGAATCGATTCTTTCCTACCCAATACCAGCCTCAGCATCCTCTAGTGATATAAGGGCTGCAGCTGCTAGTGCAGCATCAACCAGGTCGCCGAGACCTGAAGCTGGGCCAAATCCTGAAAGGGACCGGCTTGAAACAGAAGGCACATCATCCAGTACTACCACTGCTGACATTCAATCAGGACAGGAATTCATCGACGAGGAAGAACTTTTGAACCTGCCCAGTTTGCTAGTTGACATGGCAGGAGGAATGCTTGTAAGTCCACCAAGAATAAACACGCCATCTTCTGATGATTCACCAGGGAATTCCGATGCAGAAAACCTATGGTCCTACCACTAA